One window of Schistocerca cancellata isolate TAMUIC-IGC-003103 chromosome 9, iqSchCanc2.1, whole genome shotgun sequence genomic DNA carries:
- the LOC126101402 gene encoding craniofacial development protein 2-like: MDVVVLSETKKKGQGEEELNNYVHIWSGVSKAVRDKAGVSIMIKKSWKEIITNWTFINQRIITVEMTLFAREVVIIGVYAPTNDIKDKEKDTFWDTLRETIEKIPRRKELIIMGDLNGRVGIRESCRIVGKHGEDEYNDNGEGLIAICEQFDLKITNTFFKHKDIHKYTWQQNTKELRSIIDYIIIRQTSSFKAVDVRSYRGAQCGSDHYLVKMKSFWPWKNARSDTSNINKTNQNEKDEYLPFNIDSLQDESIRTLFAARMERKLVESFEGSIEEIYDHIKANVKIIATEVLGKKDSNHNRAAEWWSEELEVLVREKRNAFLQRLNDKSEETRSIYKEKKNEVMKKIRMAENEAWERTCAKVNSKLRFGKAKEAWFR; this comes from the exons atggatgttgtcgtactctctgaaacaaaaaagaaaggccaaggagaagaagaactgaataattatgtacatatctggagtggggtatcaaaagcagtaagagacaaagcaggagtctccattatgataaagaaatcatggaaagaaataatcacaaattggacattcatcaatcaacgtattataactgttgaaatgacattatttgctagggaagttgtgattattggcgtatatgcacccacgaacgacatAAAAGATAaagagaaagatacattttgggacaccctcagggagactattgaaaaaatcccaagaagaaaggaactgattatcatgggagatctgaatggaagggtaggaattagagaatcttgtagaatagtaggaaaacatggagaggacgaatataatgacaatggggaaggattgattgcaatttgtgaacaatttgatctaaaaattaccaacacatttttcaaacataaggacattcataaatatacttggcaacagaacaccaaagaacttcgttctataatagattatattatcattaggcaaacaagtagtttcaaggcagtagacgtcagatcttatagaggagcccagtgtggatcagaccactacctagttaaaatgaagtctttctggccatggaagaatgcaaggagtgatactagtaacataaataaaacgaaccagaaTGAGAAAGATGaatatttaccttttaatattgacagcctacaagacgaaagtatcagaacactctttgcggccaggatggaaaggaaactggttgaatcatttgaaggaagtatagaggaaatatatgaccatataaaagctaatgtgaaaatcatagcaacagaggtgttgggtaaaaaagatagcaaccacaaccgtgcagcagagtggtggtcagaggaactagaggtcctcgttagagaaaaacgaaatgcgttccttcagcggttgaatgataaatcagaagaaacaaggtcaatatacaaggaaaagaagaatgaagtgatgaaaaaaataaggatggcagaaaatgaagcatgggaaagaacatgtgccaaggtgaatagcaaattacgGTTTGGgaaagcaaaagaagcatg GTTTCGTTAG